A DNA window from Hordeum vulgare subsp. vulgare chromosome 1H, MorexV3_pseudomolecules_assembly, whole genome shotgun sequence contains the following coding sequences:
- the LOC123412321 gene encoding glycine-rich cell wall structural protein 1-like, whose translation MASFKLTHVCFIVVMFSALFSCCRGQGGGGGGGAGAATAGGGGGSGIGAVVPGTQDSVQIVAQAALCFDNRPVLTGCLQAMGINSSGTGAGMPPPAPGSAASTAIMCSPPCFGHVSMMMSCVNAIFGNFVSYNPGLMQGVQAVFQMSCGNVNGPGGAGAGAGGAPGGGAAGGAGGGPAGNAAGAGGAGASGGVGGGAPGGIPNGIGGPGGIPNSIGGAAGGGSGAAGASGTTNIIGGAAGGGAGAGAGGASSGGVGGNDTTNGGAAIGTVGSSNITSVSPNAGSHVAVSNQSRPTSSADGPTLSLKAACSSALVIWAGASLMLF comes from the exons ATGGCTTCCTTCAAGCTGACGCACGTGTGTTTCATAGTTGTGATGTTCTCTGCTTTGTTCTCCTGTTGCAGAG ggcagggaggaggtggaggtggtggtgctgGAGCAGcaacagcaggaggaggaggagggtcggGCATTGGTGCAGTGGTACCAGGGACGCAGGATTCAGTCCAGATTGTGGCACAAGCTGCTCTCTGCTTCGACAACAGACCA GTTCTCACCGGGTGTCTGCAGGCGATGGGCATCAACTCCAGCGGCACCGGCGCGGGCATGCCGCCGCCTGCTCCCGGCAGCGCCGCGTCGACGGCGATCATGTGCAGCCCGCCGTGCTTCGGCCacgtgagcatgatgatgagctgCGTCAACGCCATCTTCGGCAACTTCGTGAGCTACAACCCCGGCCTCATGCAGGGCGTCCAGGCCGTCTTCCAGATGTCCTGCGGCAACGTCAATGGCCCAGGAGGAGCAGGAGCCGGAGCCGGCGGTGCTCCCGGAGGAGGTGCTGCTGGTGGAGCTGGAGGCGGGCCTGCTGGTAACGCTGCTGGTGCCGGCGGTGCTGGTGCCAGTGGTGGGGTTGGAGGCGGGGCTCCCGGTGGTATTCCTAACGGCATCGGCGGGCCCGGTGGTATTCCTAACAGCATCGGCGGTGCCGCCGGCGGAGGCAGTGGTGCGGCCGGTGCTAGTGGCACTACCAACATCATTGGCGGGGCTGCCGGCGGAGGTGCTGGTGCCGGTGCAGGTGGAGCTAGTAGCGGGGGCGTAGGCGGCAATGACACTACCAACGGCGGCGCTGCCATTGGTACTGTGGGCAGCAGCAACATCACCAGTGTTTCACCCAATGCAG GCTCGCACGTGGCGGTCAGCAACCAGAGTCGGCCGACCAGCAGCGCGGACGGGCCCACTCTCAGCCTCAAGGCCGCCTGCTCCTCCGCGCTGGTGATATGGGCTGGCGCGTCGCTGATGCTCTTCTAG
- the LOC123440896 gene encoding 60S ribosomal protein L29-1-like, whose protein sequence is MAKSKNHTAHNQSYKAHRNGIKKPKRQRQASTKGMDPKFLRNLRYSRKHNVKAGEGEVEK, encoded by the exons ATGGCCAAGTCGAAGAACCACACGGCGCACAACCAGTCGTACAAGGCGCACAGGAACGGCATCAAGAAGCCCAAGCGCCAGCGCCAGGCCTCCACCAAGGGG ATGGACCCGAAGTTCCTGAGGAACCTGAGGTACTCGAGGAAGCACAACGTGAAGGCTGGTGAGGGAGAGGTTGAGAAGTAA